From Haloglomus litoreum, the proteins below share one genomic window:
- a CDS encoding replication factor A (Replication protein A protects and stabilize the intermediate ssDNA that is generated by the unwinding action of a DNA helicase at the replication fork. In addition, SSBs prevent the formation of secondary structures by single-stranded template DNA.) codes for MADLQRHAEEVHDQFSDQLDITVEDVQERLETLVNEYKVPADEARRSVVSTYLDEAGMERDQLGGGGGGNASLLVNEIDQDEQWVDLRVTVADLWEPRSDAVAQVGLLGDESGTIKFVAFETSDLPLLEEGQSYALGNVVTDEYEGNYSVKLNRTTSITELDETVEVGDDSTEVEGALVDIQDGSGLVKRCPEADCTRVLQNGRCNEHGEVDGEYDLRIKGVLDDGDEVTEVIFDEEATTDLTGIGLDEAIDMAKDALDTEVVVEEMREGVLGRYYRVRGPTFGRYVLADETERLDGPVDAEATLIKARSI; via the coding sequence ATGGCAGACCTACAGCGACACGCCGAAGAGGTACACGACCAGTTCTCCGACCAGCTCGACATCACCGTCGAGGACGTCCAGGAGCGCCTCGAGACGCTCGTCAACGAGTACAAGGTGCCGGCCGACGAGGCCCGGCGCAGCGTCGTCTCGACGTACCTGGACGAGGCGGGCATGGAGCGCGACCAGCTCGGCGGCGGTGGCGGCGGCAACGCCTCCCTGCTGGTCAACGAGATCGACCAGGACGAGCAGTGGGTCGACCTGCGCGTGACGGTGGCCGACCTCTGGGAGCCCCGGAGCGACGCCGTCGCGCAGGTGGGCCTGCTCGGCGACGAGTCGGGCACGATCAAGTTCGTCGCCTTCGAGACCAGCGACCTCCCCCTCCTGGAGGAGGGTCAGAGCTACGCGCTCGGGAACGTCGTCACCGACGAGTACGAGGGCAACTACTCGGTGAAGCTCAACCGCACCACGAGCATCACGGAACTCGACGAGACCGTCGAGGTCGGTGACGACTCGACCGAGGTCGAGGGCGCACTCGTCGACATCCAGGACGGGAGCGGCCTCGTCAAGCGCTGCCCGGAGGCCGACTGCACGCGCGTCCTCCAGAACGGCCGCTGCAACGAGCACGGCGAGGTCGACGGCGAGTACGACCTCCGCATCAAGGGCGTCCTCGACGACGGTGACGAGGTGACGGAGGTCATCTTCGACGAGGAGGCCACGACCGACCTCACCGGCATCGGGCTGGACGAGGCCATCGACATGGCCAAGGACGCGCTCGACACGGAGGTCGTGGTCGAGGAGATGCGCGAGGGCGTGCTGGGGCGCTACTACCGCGTCCGCGGCCCGACCTTCGGCCGGTACGTCCTGGCCGACGAGACCGAGCGGCTCGACGGGCCCGTCGATGCCGAAGCGACGCTGATCAAGGCGAGGTCGATCTGA
- a CDS encoding CBS domain-containing protein, whose protein sequence is MELPTAAELRERRKTDLDMTQSELAEMAGVSQPLIARIEGGDVDPRLSTLRRIVNAMNEAEGAIKRAEDIMNEDLTFVSRDDSVASAIDLMGEAGFSQLPVVDEGGTPVGLISNSDVRHYSADEVDEIPVAEAMSESIVTVGRDATLDEINDYLDHNPAIIVMESGAMVGIITEADVATHLR, encoded by the coding sequence ATGGAACTGCCGACGGCCGCCGAGTTGCGCGAGCGGCGGAAGACGGACCTCGACATGACCCAGAGCGAGCTGGCGGAGATGGCGGGCGTCTCCCAGCCGCTCATCGCGCGCATCGAGGGCGGCGACGTGGACCCGCGGCTGTCGACGCTCCGGCGCATCGTCAACGCGATGAACGAGGCCGAGGGCGCCATCAAGCGCGCCGAGGACATCATGAACGAGGACCTCACGTTCGTCTCCCGGGACGACAGCGTCGCGTCGGCAATCGACCTGATGGGCGAGGCCGGGTTCTCGCAGTTGCCGGTGGTGGACGAGGGCGGGACGCCCGTGGGCCTCATCTCGAACTCCGACGTGCGCCACTACAGCGCCGACGAGGTCGACGAGATCCCCGTGGCGGAGGCCATGAGCGAGTCCATCGTGACGGTGGGGCGCGATGCGACGCTCGACGAGATCAACGACTACCTCGACCACAACCCCGCCATCATCGTGATGGAGAGCGGCGCGATGGTGGGGATCATCACCGAGGCCGACGTGGCGACACACCTGCGATAA
- a CDS encoding TIGR04206 family protein yields the protein MDDASTSEPAPSTPYRGDPHGSPRRRFAVVAALAVVPWTVILIYGEVTLVFPFGFLNTNPPELIDTYTLLVVAKGGLPRNPELLPLSILFYLVALASAGAGLVGREDPRFTAGLLVLAGGSHLGVAYAFSHRLAYTPVPFGAVIMFAVAWWYYWPSLRATVMAPVE from the coding sequence ATGGACGACGCGTCCACGAGCGAGCCCGCCCCGTCGACGCCGTACCGGGGCGATCCACACGGCTCGCCTCGCCGCCGGTTCGCCGTGGTCGCGGCGCTGGCCGTCGTCCCCTGGACGGTCATCCTCATCTACGGCGAGGTGACGCTCGTCTTCCCGTTCGGCTTCCTCAACACGAACCCGCCCGAACTCATCGATACGTACACGCTCCTCGTCGTCGCGAAGGGGGGCCTGCCCCGGAACCCGGAACTGCTCCCGCTCTCCATCCTGTTCTACCTCGTCGCGCTGGCGAGTGCGGGCGCCGGGCTGGTCGGCCGCGAGGACCCGCGTTTCACCGCCGGCCTCCTCGTGCTCGCCGGCGGCTCGCACCTCGGCGTCGCGTACGCGTTCAGCCACCGGCTCGCCTACACCCCGGTCCCGTTCGGGGCCGTCATCATGTTCGCCGTCGCCTGGTGGTACTACTGGCCCAGCCTCAGAGCGACGGTGATGGCACCAGTGGAATAG
- a CDS encoding DUF7091 family protein: MSDGGRWRRFLRSKLRSAGRQVEAARREYETARKRALADLPTDEDGRARIVCRRYAERRAVDLDEEARPVCYDADHTDCQGCVEDIREGQIETWE, translated from the coding sequence ATGAGCGATGGAGGGCGGTGGCGGCGGTTCCTGCGGTCGAAGCTCCGGTCGGCCGGCCGCCAGGTCGAGGCGGCCCGCCGCGAGTACGAGACCGCCCGCAAGCGCGCGCTCGCGGACCTCCCCACCGACGAGGATGGCCGGGCGCGTATCGTCTGCCGCCGCTACGCCGAGCGCCGCGCCGTCGACCTCGACGAGGAGGCCCGTCCCGTCTGCTACGACGCCGACCACACGGACTGCCAGGGCTGTGTCGAGGACATCCGTGAAGGGCAGATCGAGACGTGGGAGTAG
- a CDS encoding lipopolysaccharide biosynthesis protein, with amino-acid sequence MTGDEATLGATGDRVADAGVDGPGDEPPADPADARLADALERVAHGAVVSVPGIVAEQALRVAFTAALTNGFSAAGYGVFVLARRLQQFLLAIASGARTGLSRFLPNADTGVERDLVATFGILLTVAVAAAFGAGCYLVAPSLAALGGRGDQFVLFLRVFALGLPASAWLLGVTELLRGLEEVTALTVSLRLGFPLLQVGVAVAGVVAGGLLSVGIGVLLAAGLVGVAAAVWLGRERGLRPRLRGPDAGALRRRYLRYTAPTLGGTVATSIQHFGFYVLLALFLDDVAGAVFAVGALVGLAVRLPLMGINQFMPPVAAALHGDDAREALARLYGATSRLVLVGVTALAVPVVVFRASVMRVFGPTFVRYADLLPAFVLAQWVACVAGSVGILLLMTDNQRASFLVNASLTGVLTVIAVPVTLHFGLPGLAVVYLLMLSANNIAEVGALYRLEGLQPLTRAHARPLVAAVPLTAATLAARTLLPGLPGVAVGTIVGLAAYAAVLWRLGFAPAERRLVGTLAARYREALRT; translated from the coding sequence GTGACAGGCGACGAGGCAACGCTGGGGGCCACCGGCGACCGGGTGGCGGACGCGGGCGTCGACGGGCCCGGCGACGAACCGCCGGCGGACCCCGCCGACGCCCGACTGGCGGACGCGCTGGAGCGTGTGGCCCACGGCGCCGTCGTCTCGGTCCCGGGCATCGTGGCCGAGCAGGCGTTGCGCGTCGCGTTCACGGCCGCCCTCACGAACGGCTTCTCGGCGGCGGGATACGGCGTGTTCGTCCTCGCGCGTCGCCTCCAGCAGTTCCTCCTGGCGATCGCATCCGGCGCGCGGACCGGGCTGAGCCGGTTCCTGCCCAACGCCGACACCGGGGTCGAGCGCGACCTCGTCGCGACGTTCGGGATCCTCCTGACGGTGGCCGTCGCGGCCGCGTTCGGGGCCGGCTGCTACCTCGTCGCACCGTCGCTCGCGGCGCTGGGCGGCCGTGGCGACCAGTTCGTCCTGTTCCTCCGTGTGTTCGCGCTGGGGCTGCCCGCGTCCGCCTGGCTGCTCGGCGTCACGGAGCTGCTGCGGGGGCTCGAGGAGGTGACGGCACTCACGGTCTCGTTGCGCCTCGGCTTCCCGCTCCTCCAGGTCGGGGTCGCCGTCGCCGGCGTGGTCGCCGGGGGATTGCTGTCCGTCGGTATCGGCGTGCTGCTCGCCGCCGGGCTGGTCGGGGTCGCCGCCGCCGTCTGGCTCGGCCGCGAGCGCGGACTCCGCCCCCGGCTCCGGGGCCCGGACGCCGGGGCGCTCCGCCGGCGGTACCTCCGCTACACCGCGCCGACCCTCGGCGGGACCGTCGCCACCAGCATCCAGCACTTCGGGTTCTACGTCCTGCTCGCGCTGTTCCTCGACGACGTGGCGGGAGCCGTCTTCGCCGTCGGCGCGCTGGTCGGGCTGGCCGTCCGGCTCCCGCTCATGGGCATCAACCAGTTCATGCCGCCAGTCGCCGCCGCGCTCCACGGGGACGACGCCCGCGAGGCCCTCGCCCGGCTCTACGGCGCGACGAGCCGCCTCGTCCTCGTCGGGGTCACGGCCCTTGCCGTCCCGGTCGTCGTCTTCCGTGCCTCCGTGATGCGGGTGTTCGGCCCGACGTTCGTCCGGTACGCCGACCTGCTCCCGGCCTTCGTGCTCGCGCAGTGGGTCGCCTGTGTCGCCGGCAGCGTCGGCATCCTCCTGCTGATGACGGACAACCAGCGCGCCTCGTTCCTCGTCAACGCCAGCCTGACCGGCGTCCTGACGGTCATCGCCGTCCCGGTGACGCTGCACTTCGGCCTGCCCGGCCTCGCGGTGGTCTACCTCCTGATGCTCTCCGCGAACAACATCGCCGAGGTGGGGGCCCTCTACCGACTGGAGGGCCTCCAGCCGCTCACGAGGGCCCACGCCAGACCGCTCGTCGCCGCGGTTCCGCTGACGGCCGCGACACTGGCGGCACGGACGCTACTGCCGGGACTCCCCGGCGTCGCCGTCGGGACCATCGTGGGCCTGGCGGCGTACGCGGCCGTCCTGTGGCGGCTGGGGTTCGCGCCGGCCGAGCGGCGACTCGTCGGGACGCTGGCCGCCCGCTACCGCGAGGCCCTCCGGACCTGA
- a CDS encoding GNAT family N-acetyltransferase, giving the protein MPGPVFLETDRLELRTVEAEDADVIQRGRMHPEVRRYISGFDAPRSHEAVSEEVPNDDGVRLLVVPKTGEGDGEPVGEASLDYIDDGDGWANISFWLFPDAQGHGYATEAAAHLVAFGFHERGLRRITANAAAPNEGSIAVLERLGFVHEGTQREKTMVDGEYVDLAFYGLLRREWEGVESVLDG; this is encoded by the coding sequence ATGCCAGGACCAGTGTTCCTCGAGACCGACCGGCTCGAACTGCGGACCGTCGAGGCCGAGGACGCCGACGTAATCCAGCGCGGGCGGATGCATCCCGAGGTGCGGCGGTACATCAGCGGGTTCGACGCCCCCCGGAGCCACGAGGCCGTCTCCGAGGAGGTTCCCAACGACGACGGCGTCCGGCTCCTCGTGGTCCCGAAGACGGGAGAGGGCGACGGCGAGCCGGTCGGGGAGGCCTCCCTCGACTACATCGACGACGGCGACGGCTGGGCCAACATCAGTTTCTGGCTGTTCCCGGACGCGCAGGGCCACGGCTACGCGACGGAGGCCGCGGCCCATCTGGTCGCGTTCGGGTTCCACGAGCGGGGCCTCCGCCGGATCACCGCCAACGCCGCCGCGCCGAACGAGGGCTCCATCGCCGTCCTGGAGCGGCTCGGGTTCGTCCACGAGGGGACCCAGCGCGAGAAGACCATGGTCGACGGCGAGTACGTCGACCTGGCGTTCTACGGGCTCCTTCGCCGCGAGTGGGAGGGGGTCGAGTCCGTCCTCGACGGCTGA
- a CDS encoding RPA family protein encodes MSSIPTREVARRAFAREFNDAGYTFKESEDDRAPLYALLPTGERANRVFVVGTLMETEDVGDESEYWRGRIVDPTGTFFTYAGQYQPEAAAALRELETPAFVAIVGKPRTYETDEGDIRVSLRPESITVVDQATRDRWVVETAERTIERIEAFDPETSEYAAMADEQYDLPVDTYRDQAIAALESLDDGQTAEAPAPDAAD; translated from the coding sequence ATGAGTTCCATCCCCACCCGCGAGGTCGCACGCCGGGCGTTCGCCCGCGAGTTCAACGACGCCGGCTACACGTTCAAGGAGTCCGAAGACGACCGCGCGCCCCTGTACGCGCTCCTGCCCACGGGCGAGCGCGCCAACCGCGTGTTCGTCGTCGGGACCCTGATGGAGACCGAGGACGTCGGCGACGAGTCGGAGTACTGGCGTGGCCGCATCGTCGACCCGACGGGCACGTTCTTCACGTACGCCGGGCAGTACCAGCCCGAGGCCGCCGCGGCGCTGCGCGAGCTGGAGACGCCCGCGTTCGTCGCCATCGTCGGCAAGCCACGCACCTACGAGACCGACGAGGGGGACATCCGCGTCTCTCTCCGGCCCGAATCCATCACGGTCGTCGACCAGGCGACCCGGGACCGCTGGGTCGTCGAGACAGCCGAGCGGACCATCGAGCGCATCGAGGCGTTCGACCCCGAAACGAGCGAGTACGCCGCGATGGCCGACGAGCAGTACGACCTGCCCGTCGACACCTACCGCGACCAGGCCATCGCCGCGCTGGAGTCGCTGGACGACGGCCAGACGGCCGAGGCGCCAGCGCCCGACGCGGCCGACTGA
- the purM gene encoding phosphoribosylformylglycinamidine cyclo-ligase, which translates to MTDRGATGEDDAPDGEGPDEVPDEEGLTYADAGVDIDASEAATAALVGAVEGVSGDYAGLLDIGDRYLALATDGVGTKLLVAEALSDYSTVGIDCIAMNVNDLAAAGVTPVAFVDYLAVDEPDERFAEQVGRGLRAGCEAADIELVAGETAVMPEVVTGLDLAGTCAGLATDEDLFPGEAEAGDALVGVPSSGIHSNGLTLARQASTREHSYTDPFPVETYGTPNCSRVDEGETPRIGDVLLEPTRIYTYLLDPLREAGAHAAAHVTGGGWTNLTRLGDFRYVVDDPFDADPIFDFVQAEGGVDDEEMHRTFNMGTGFVAALAPEDAEQVVAATDGRVIGRVEDADGDEATVEIRGLTLS; encoded by the coding sequence ATGACCGACCGTGGCGCGACCGGGGAGGACGACGCACCGGACGGCGAGGGCCCGGACGAGGTCCCCGACGAGGAGGGACTCACCTACGCCGACGCCGGTGTCGATATCGATGCCAGCGAGGCCGCTACCGCCGCGCTCGTGGGCGCGGTAGAGGGCGTCTCGGGGGACTACGCCGGCCTGCTCGACATCGGCGACCGCTACCTCGCGCTCGCGACCGACGGGGTCGGAACCAAACTGCTGGTGGCCGAGGCCCTGAGCGACTACTCGACGGTGGGTATCGACTGCATCGCGATGAACGTCAACGACCTCGCGGCCGCGGGCGTGACGCCGGTCGCGTTCGTCGACTACCTCGCCGTCGACGAACCCGACGAGAGGTTCGCCGAGCAGGTCGGACGGGGACTCCGCGCGGGCTGTGAGGCCGCCGACATCGAACTCGTCGCCGGGGAGACCGCCGTGATGCCGGAGGTCGTGACCGGGCTGGATCTCGCGGGCACGTGTGCGGGCCTCGCGACCGACGAGGACCTGTTCCCCGGCGAGGCCGAGGCCGGCGACGCCCTGGTCGGGGTCCCGTCCTCGGGCATCCACTCGAACGGGCTGACCCTCGCGCGGCAGGCGAGCACGCGCGAACACTCCTACACGGACCCGTTCCCGGTCGAGACGTACGGCACACCGAACTGCTCGCGCGTCGACGAGGGCGAGACGCCCCGCATCGGCGACGTACTGCTGGAGCCGACGCGCATCTACACCTACCTCCTGGACCCGCTCCGCGAGGCCGGCGCCCACGCCGCCGCACACGTCACGGGTGGCGGCTGGACGAACCTCACGCGACTCGGTGACTTCCGCTACGTCGTCGACGACCCGTTCGATGCCGACCCCATCTTCGACTTCGTGCAGGCGGAGGGCGGCGTCGACGACGAGGAGATGCACCGCACGTTCAACATGGGCACCGGCTTCGTCGCCGCGCTCGCCCCCGAGGACGCCGAGCAGGTGGTCGCGGCGACCGACGGCCGGGTCATCGGGCGCGTCGAGGACGCCGACGGCGACGAGGCGACCGTCGAGATCCGCGGGCTGACGCTCTCCTGA
- a CDS encoding oligosaccharyl transferase, archaeosortase A system-associated, translating to MSQSSKSISEQVEELDLSTEKLREVYHIPLLTLLVAFSLWVRTRGWQKYTSGDQILFSGNDPWYHYRMIQYTVDHWPAAMPFDPWTGFPVGKNPSTFGTLFDQLVATAALIYGLGSPTAEQVKLVTLFAPAVMGALALIPLYVIGKRFGGKAGGLIATLVGVVTPGLFLTRGLVGVADHQVAEVLFMGIAVALLLIALDVAKRDRPIWELFTAGDLDALRPTLVWSALAGLGLGLYVWVWPPGVVLVGIVNLFLVLYLLGTFIRGGVPDHVGIVGVVALGVTMLLSIIQMESLELSIDFSLTQPLVAGLGIIACIAIVAGSRAWESMDRDLPRWQFGVGLLVLGLVAVGLAALLVPDVVGYFQRQVVRVFGTSVTDTASTIGEVTPSGDPIGFFFQSFGFAFFTGIAGLVALTYRSLQDDAIAPAGLFVVVWSLFLFAMANTMTRFAVYMVLPLGALNAFLAKEVFELLGLYDLSDLTDIEGYQVISVVAALLLVTAPLAVTVSQGGFSNAALDTAEARGSGSPSAAQWEPGLEWLQDETPEEGQWGENPETGLDEGYYGTYSRTDDFEYGSGDYGVLAWWDYGHWITVLGERIPNANPFQQNANYAANIMLSANESYTVEATADTGGAGEQTRYVMLDYQMGLAGTAKFGAPTAFQRRYAYDTTNREFVVQEYGEDNEIDQEGLRGMRSSDLQQSLFVVQQTRGSSQLVGRYGVHSQRSMESLRTRLYQFHGSRAEPTFQDGSVVVADWSRVDYRGTTIPGITASTQPVRTFPNMSAAEQFVRRDGTAQVGGVLGKPSEPVPALEHYRLVWASQRTAQTPISRAFTLWSRLNERAARPIETQPYLKTFERVEGATIEGEGPANSNVTATVRMRIPTNGRTFTYTQEAETGPNGEFTMTVPYSTTGYDQFGPEEGRTNVSVRATGPYRFTAPTVETDESITRYGTNVTVSEAKVIGRDDEPVTVTMEGDVVNEPADNDTNSTSTPTDGTNSTDSGGSDTNSTSSTPTPTGTSTPTATPAATPTATPSESLAPPAWLTTPLAALR from the coding sequence ATGAGTCAGTCCTCGAAGTCGATCTCGGAGCAGGTCGAGGAACTCGACCTCTCGACGGAGAAGCTCCGTGAGGTGTACCACATACCTCTGCTGACACTGCTGGTCGCCTTCTCGCTCTGGGTGCGGACACGAGGCTGGCAGAAGTACACGAGCGGTGACCAGATCCTCTTCTCCGGGAACGACCCCTGGTACCACTACCGGATGATCCAGTACACGGTCGACCACTGGCCCGCGGCGATGCCGTTCGACCCCTGGACGGGGTTCCCGGTGGGCAAGAACCCGAGCACGTTCGGGACGCTGTTCGACCAGCTGGTCGCGACGGCCGCGCTCATCTACGGGCTCGGCTCGCCGACGGCGGAGCAGGTGAAACTGGTCACGCTGTTCGCCCCGGCGGTGATGGGCGCGCTGGCGCTCATCCCGCTGTACGTCATCGGGAAACGCTTCGGCGGGAAGGCGGGCGGTCTCATCGCGACGCTGGTCGGCGTCGTGACGCCCGGCCTGTTCCTCACGCGGGGCCTCGTCGGCGTGGCTGACCACCAGGTCGCCGAGGTGCTGTTCATGGGTATCGCCGTGGCGTTGCTCCTCATCGCCCTCGATGTGGCGAAGCGCGACCGGCCCATCTGGGAGCTGTTCACGGCTGGCGACCTCGACGCACTCCGGCCGACGCTCGTCTGGTCGGCGCTCGCGGGCCTCGGCCTCGGCCTGTACGTCTGGGTCTGGCCGCCGGGCGTCGTGCTCGTCGGCATCGTCAACCTGTTCCTCGTGCTGTACCTCCTCGGGACGTTCATCCGCGGGGGGGTCCCCGACCACGTCGGTATCGTCGGCGTCGTGGCGCTCGGGGTCACGATGCTGCTGAGCATCATCCAGATGGAGTCGCTCGAACTCTCCATCGACTTCTCGCTGACGCAGCCGCTCGTGGCTGGACTGGGCATCATCGCCTGCATCGCCATCGTCGCCGGGAGCCGCGCCTGGGAGTCGATGGACCGTGACCTGCCGCGCTGGCAGTTCGGCGTCGGCCTCCTCGTGCTTGGGCTGGTCGCCGTCGGCCTCGCGGCGCTCCTCGTCCCGGACGTGGTCGGCTACTTCCAGCGCCAGGTCGTCCGGGTCTTCGGGACCAGCGTCACCGACACCGCCTCGACCATCGGCGAGGTCACGCCGTCGGGTGACCCCATCGGGTTCTTCTTCCAGTCGTTCGGCTTCGCGTTCTTCACCGGCATCGCCGGTCTCGTCGCGCTGACCTACCGCTCGCTGCAGGACGACGCCATCGCGCCGGCCGGCCTGTTCGTCGTCGTCTGGTCGCTGTTCCTCTTCGCGATGGCCAACACGATGACGCGGTTCGCGGTCTACATGGTGCTCCCGCTCGGCGCGCTGAACGCCTTCCTCGCGAAGGAGGTGTTCGAACTGCTCGGGCTCTACGACCTCTCCGACCTCACCGACATCGAGGGGTACCAGGTCATCTCCGTCGTGGCGGCGCTGCTGCTCGTCACCGCCCCGCTCGCCGTGACGGTGAGCCAGGGCGGGTTCTCCAACGCGGCGCTGGACACCGCCGAGGCACGGGGGAGCGGTTCCCCCAGCGCGGCCCAGTGGGAGCCGGGACTGGAGTGGCTCCAGGACGAGACGCCCGAGGAGGGTCAGTGGGGCGAGAACCCCGAGACCGGTCTCGACGAGGGGTACTACGGGACCTACAGCCGGACGGACGACTTCGAGTACGGGTCCGGTGATTACGGTGTCCTCGCGTGGTGGGACTACGGCCACTGGATCACCGTCCTCGGCGAGCGGATCCCCAACGCGAACCCGTTCCAGCAGAACGCCAACTACGCCGCGAACATCATGCTCTCGGCCAACGAGTCGTACACGGTCGAGGCGACCGCCGACACCGGCGGGGCGGGTGAGCAGACCCGCTACGTGATGCTGGACTACCAGATGGGGCTCGCCGGCACCGCGAAGTTCGGCGCACCGACGGCGTTCCAGCGCCGGTACGCGTACGACACGACGAACCGGGAGTTCGTCGTCCAGGAGTACGGCGAGGACAACGAGATCGACCAGGAGGGCCTGCGGGGGATGCGCTCCAGCGACCTCCAGCAGTCGCTGTTCGTCGTCCAGCAGACCCGGGGGAGCAGCCAGCTGGTCGGGCGGTACGGCGTCCACTCCCAGCGCTCGATGGAGAGTCTGCGGACGCGACTCTACCAGTTCCACGGGAGCCGTGCCGAGCCGACGTTCCAGGACGGGAGCGTGGTCGTCGCGGACTGGTCCCGCGTCGACTACCGGGGGACGACCATTCCCGGCATCACGGCCTCGACCCAGCCCGTCCGGACGTTCCCCAACATGAGTGCGGCCGAGCAGTTCGTCCGACGTGACGGCACCGCCCAGGTCGGCGGCGTGCTGGGCAAGCCGAGCGAGCCGGTGCCCGCGCTGGAGCACTACCGGCTCGTCTGGGCCTCCCAGCGGACCGCCCAGACGCCCATCAGCCGGGCATTCACCCTCTGGTCGCGGCTGAACGAGCGTGCGGCCCGACCCATCGAGACCCAGCCCTACCTGAAGACCTTCGAGCGGGTCGAGGGGGCCACCATCGAGGGCGAGGGCCCCGCGAACTCGAACGTCACCGCAACGGTCCGGATGCGGATTCCGACCAACGGCCGGACGTTCACGTACACACAGGAGGCCGAGACGGGGCCGAACGGCGAGTTCACCATGACGGTGCCGTACTCGACGACGGGCTACGACCAGTTCGGCCCCGAGGAGGGTCGGACGAACGTCTCCGTCCGCGCGACCGGGCCGTACCGGTTCACGGCGCCGACGGTGGAGACCGATGAGAGCATCACCCGCTACGGGACGAACGTGACCGTCTCCGAGGCGAAGGTCATCGGCCGTGACGACGAACCGGTGACCGTGACGATGGAGGGTGACGTGGTCAACGAGCCCGCGGACAACGACACGAACTCGACCTCCACGCCGACCGACGGGACGAATTCCACGGATTCGGGTGGCTCGGACACGAACTCGACCTCGTCGACACCGACGCCGACCGGCACGTCGACGCCGACGGCGACCCCGGCCGCCACGCCGACCGCGACGCCGTCCGAGTCGCTCGCACCGCCCGCCTGGCTGACGACGCCGCTCGCCGCGCTCCGCTGA
- a CDS encoding aldo/keto reductase, with translation MTDMRYRLLGNSGLRVSEYCLGTMTFGEDWGWGADEEGAREMLDRFADAGGNFIDTANNYTNGSSERMLGELLDGRREEFVLATKFTSATRPGDPNACGNGRKNMAQAVEASLDRLDTDYIDLLWVHAYDGMTPIEETMRGLDDLVSRGLVHHVGLSDYPAWAASRAVTLAEERGYVTPCALQIKYTLTERTPERELLPLARELGLGVTPWSPLDSGVLTGKYLDADADGRLSTTGREMTDEQERVARAVVEVADDAGCSPAQVVFAWLDAREAETGVRFTPIVGATTPEQLEDNLGALDVSLADEHVAQLNEASEVSMGFPGEFLNSEMIGDIIHNGMRDRIDR, from the coding sequence ATGACCGATATGCGATACCGACTGCTGGGCAACAGCGGCCTCCGCGTGAGCGAGTACTGCCTCGGGACGATGACGTTCGGCGAGGACTGGGGCTGGGGGGCCGACGAGGAGGGCGCCCGCGAGATGCTCGACCGCTTCGCCGACGCCGGCGGGAACTTCATCGACACGGCGAACAACTACACGAACGGCTCCAGCGAGCGGATGCTCGGCGAGTTGCTCGACGGCCGGCGCGAGGAGTTCGTCCTCGCGACGAAGTTCACCTCCGCGACCCGGCCGGGCGACCCGAACGCCTGCGGCAACGGGCGCAAGAACATGGCCCAGGCCGTCGAGGCCTCGCTGGACCGACTCGATACGGACTACATCGACCTGCTCTGGGTCCACGCCTACGACGGGATGACGCCCATCGAGGAGACGATGCGGGGGCTGGACGACCTCGTCTCGCGTGGGCTGGTCCACCACGTCGGCCTCTCGGACTACCCGGCGTGGGCCGCCTCGCGCGCCGTGACGCTGGCCGAGGAGCGCGGCTACGTGACGCCCTGTGCGCTGCAGATCAAGTACACTCTCACCGAGCGCACACCCGAGCGCGAACTCCTGCCGCTCGCACGCGAACTCGGCCTCGGCGTCACGCCCTGGTCGCCGCTCGACAGCGGCGTCCTCACGGGGAAGTACCTCGACGCGGACGCCGACGGCCGCCTCTCGACCACCGGCCGGGAGATGACCGACGAACAGGAGCGCGTGGCCCGGGCGGTCGTCGAGGTGGCCGACGACGCCGGCTGCTCGCCCGCGCAGGTCGTCTTCGCGTGGCTCGACGCCCGCGAGGCCGAGACGGGCGTCCGCTTCACACCCATCGTCGGCGCCACCACCCCCGAGCAACTGGAGGACAACCTCGGCGCGCTGGACGTGTCGCTCGCCGACGAGCACGTCGCGCAACTGAACGAGGCCAGCGAGGTGTCGATGGGGTTCCCCGGGGAGTTCCTGAACTCGGAGATGATCGGCGACATCATCCACAACGGGATGCGGGACCGCATCGATAGGTGA